The Pirellulales bacterium genome contains the following window.
GCTTAATTGCCTCCGACGGCCACATAATCTCGGAATAGGACCGAAATGCTGGATCGTGAGGAATACATTGAGCAGGCCTACTTTTTCCGGGTGCTAGGCGAGCGTGCGGAACAAAGCATTGCCACGCAGGACTTATTGAAGTCGGTGCGGGAGGAAATCCTTGCCACCACCAAGCTGCCGATGGCCATCGACTTTCTCGCCAGCGAACTCGTCCTGACCGGTGTCTTCGGCCCGGCCATGGCGCGGCTCGCCCACTACTTCACGCCGTTTCAAACGTTCGTGGTCTCGGCGGCCGAAAATGATCGCGGCAAGTTCGACTTTGCCGTGGCGCTGGCGGTCCTCGAACGCGAGGCCCTGTATCGCGCCGAAGGGGCTACCCGGCAGGGGATGTTTCTCTACCAGTTCGAGTGCCTGTGCCGGAACCGCCTGGGCTATGATCACGGATTGGAGGCGATCGCCGCCGACCCGATCTTCGACGAACCATGGCGCGAGTGGATTCGGACGATACGACGACAAATCGGAATTGTTGATTTCGCGGACCTGGTCTACGTCCGCAGCGAACATTACGTCGATGTCCAGACGCGTCGCGGCCAGCCGGTCGAAACGGATCGGCCCTGGCTGTTTGGCGTCAAAGAAGGGCGCATCGCGCTGGCGAACCGATTAAAGGATCCGCTGCTGCTGTTCGCAGCGCTCGAGCGCCATTTGCACTACCCGACCGTGCCCAGGCCTAAGCGCGTCGATGAAAGTCGCTTGATCCTGCCGACCTTGATGCGCCGCGTCGAACGGCTTGAGACGCGCTTGAAGCTCCTCGAAGAGGAGCAAAAGGGGGGCATCGATCTGGCGAAATTCTATCGCCGCCCGGTCGATCCTCCGGACGACGAAACGCCGCTGCCGGACGAAGTCCTGTAACGACCAGCAGCAACCTGCTCAGAGGGCTCGCCGCTGGGGTTCCCAGTCGGCCTGGGCATCGGGTACTGTCTGTCGATTCCGTAAGGAGTTTCGGCAAACTAGACCTGCGGAAGACATTGGTGCGTAAGGGAGTTGGGAAAACGGCTTCAATTGCCGTTCAACCGCCCGAGGGATCGTGGTACATTCGGTGAGTCGGCCAAGATTTGCGGATTCCCCCGGGTTTTCCATGCTTGGCCGCTTGTTGCCGATTTCGATGGGTGTTAATGTTGGCGCAGACAGCATCGATTGCCCCGCTGGACCGTAGCCCCCGGCATTCTGCTGTTCCTGCCGCATCGCAGCGAGACCCGATGGATGGCCCGCTAATAGAAGCGGGCGTGCCCGCCTGAATCCTTCGCCACTGCCCGGGCGAACGTGGTCTGCTGTTCGAGGTATGGACCGTGGACATCGAGTTCAATTTGATGACGGAATCGGTCGACCAGGCTAGCCCGGTCGAGCCGATCAGCGTCGAGCCTGGAACGCCGATCAAGGACGTTCTGTCGGTGCTCCGGCAACGAAAGCGTCATAGTGCGCTCGTATGTCGTGATGGCATCCTGGTCGGCATCTTCACCGAACGTGATGCGTTACGCGTGATGGCGAGAAATACTGACCTTACCGTACCGGTCGAACAGGTGATGACCCCGCAGCCCGTCACAGTGCATGCAAGCGACAAATTGGGATCGGCCGTGCAGAAGATGGCCACCGGCGGCTACCGCCGCTTGCCGATTGTCGACTCCGCCGGCCATCCGCTCGGTCTGTTGAATGTGGCCGGCATCATCCACTACCTTGTCCAGCACTTTCCCAAAACGATTTACAACCTGCCTCCTGCGCCACAGGGCATGATGCAGCAGCGCGAAGGACCATAGCTGCTCCCTAACGTCAGACCCTCCAAACCGTAATCCTCAAACAGTCATTCTCAAAACGTGCGCGGTTGCTGCTCCTGCCCCCCATGCCTTCCGACCGTTGATGTGCCCGCAGCGATTCATCCGCGTTTGTCTTTAATTTAAGGAACGAAGAGGCGATGCCTACGAGTACCGAAACGGCTCCCGATCAAGCCCAGCACACGCACAAGCCCGTCAAGGAATTGGTTTCCGCGACCGTTCGCTTTTGCGGCGACTCGGGCGACGGCATGCAGTTGGCCGGCACGCAGTTTACGAATACCTCGGCCCTGGCCGGCAACGACATTGCCACGTTCCCCGATTTTCCGGCCGAAATTCGTGCCCCCCGCGGTACGAAGGCCGGCGTGAGCGGTTTCCAGATTCACTTTGCCAGTAAGGAAATCTTCACCCCCGGTGATCGGGTCGATGCCCTGGTGGCCTTCAACCCGGCTGCGCTAGTGACCAATCTGGTCGATCTTGTCGCGGGTGGAATCCTGGTCATCAATAAGGATGCCTTCGACGAAAAGGGCATAAAGCAGGCTGGCTACGAAGAGAGCCCGCTGGAAGATGGTAGCCTATCCGCGTATCAGGTTTTTCCGGTCGAAGTCACCCGTCTCACCCGGTTGGCCGTTGACGGCCTGGGACTGGGCACGAAGGAATCCGATCGCTGCCGTAACTTCTATGCGATGGGCCTGGTCTTCTGGCTCTACGATCGCTCGCTCGAACCGACGCTGCGTTACATCGAAGCCAAGTTCGGCAAGCGTCCCGAAATTGCCGAAGCCAACCGTCGCGCCCTGAAGGCCGGCTACAACTACGGCGAGACAACCGAAGCCTTCGCCAGCCAGTTCCGCGTCAACAAGGCCGAGCTCAGCTCCGGCCTGTACCGCAATATCATGGGCAACGAGGCCACGGCCTACGGCCTGATCACCGCCGCCAAGCGCAGCAATTGCGAGCTGTTCCTCGGCAGTTACCCGATCACCCCGGCCAGCGATATTTTGCACGAGTTGGCCAAGCACAAGAATTTCGGCGTTCGCACGTTCCAGGCGGAGGACGAAATCGCGGCCGTCACGTCGGCTATTGGCGCCAGCTTTGGCGGGGCGATGGCGATCACAACGTCCAGCGGTCCGGGCATAGCGCTGAAGCAAGAAGCGATCGGTCTGGCCGTGATGACCGAACTGCCGCTGTTGATCATCAACGTCCAACGCGGCGGACCGAGCACCGGCTTGCCGACGAAGACCGAACAGGCGGACCTGTTACAGGCCATCTGTGGCCGTAACGGCGAATGCCCCGTCCCGGTAATCGCGGCCCGCAGCCCGGCGGATTGCTTCGACGCCGTGCAAGAGGCGTGGCGCATCGCTGTGCGATTCATGACGCCCGTTTTCCTGCTGACCGACGGGTACATCGCCAACGGTTCCGAGCCGTGGAAGGTGCCCGACGTGAAGTCGCTGGGCACGATCGAAGTGCGTCACCCCGGCCCGACCGCCAATGGCGATGTCTTCCATCCTTATGCCCGCGACGAGCGGTTGGCACGTCCCTGGGCCTTGCCGGGCACGCCCGGTCTGATGCATCGCATCGGCGGCCTGGAAAAGCAGGACATCACGGGCAACGTGAATTACGAGCCGGCAAACCATCAGCACATGGTCGACCTGCGGGCCAAGAAGGTGGCCAACATCGCGTTGGACATCCCGCCACAGGCCGTCGATGGCCCGGCCAAGGGCAAGCTCCTGGTCCTCTCCTGGGGCGGTACCTACGGTGCCTGCGCCACGGCCGCCCGCGAGGTGCAAGCCAAGGGGGGCTCAGTGGCTCATGCCCACCTCCGATATTTGAACCCGTTCCCTGCCAACCTCGGCGAACTGTTCAAGAATTACGACAAGGTGCTAATCCCCGAATTGAACAAGGGACAACTGCGACTCTTGATTCGCGGTGAGTACCTGGTCGACGCCGTGGGACTGAACAAGGTGCAGGGCAAGCCGTTTAGCGTGTACGAATTGGTCAACAAAATCAACGAACTCCTGGCGTAGGTTTATCTCGTAATGAGTACTGATACTTCGACATCTCTACCTGTCTTGACGGCCAACGATTTTGCCAGCGATCAGGAAGTGCGCTGGTGCCCCGGCTGCGGCGATTACTCGATTCTCGCCCAGATGAAGAAAGTGATGCCTTCGCTCGGCGTGCCGCGCGAGAAGATGGTGTTCGTATCGGGCATCGGCTGCTCAAGCCGTTTCCCGTACTACATGAACACCTACGGCATCCACTCCATTCACGGTCGCGCGCCGGCCGTGGCCACTGGCCTGAAGTCTTCTCGCCCCGACCTGATGGTGTGGGTCATCACCGGCGACGGTGACGGGCTGAGCATCGGTGGCAATCACTTGATGCACGCCATCCGCCGCAACCTCGACATCAACATCGTGCTCTTCAACAACCGCATCTACGGCTTGACCAAGGGACAATATTCCCCGACGTCGCCGCTGGGCAAAGTGACCAAGAGCACGCCGATGGGCGCCATCGACAACCCGCTGCACCCGCTCTCGATCGCGATTGGTTGCGAAGGAACGTTCATCGCCCGCTCGATTGATACGAACATCAAGCACCTGGGCGCGATGCTGAAGCGCGCCGCCGAGCATCGCGGCACCTCGTTCATCGAGGTTTACCAGAACTGCAACGTCTTCAACGACGGCGCCTTCGATTACGCCACCGATCGCGAGACCAAGGCTGAAACCACAATCGAGCTGGAACACGGCAAGCCGCTGATCTTCGGCAAGAACCGCGACAAGGGTATTCGCCTCAACGGCATGAATCCCGAGATCGTCGAACTGGGCAAGGGCATCTCCGAGGATGACCTGCTGTTCCACGACGAACGCGCTCCTGAGCCGAGCCTGGCCTATTTGCTTAGTCGTATGTCGCATCCGGAATTTCCCGAGCCGATCGGCGTTTTCCGCGCCGTCGACAAGCCGGTGTACGACGACTTGCTGAACGCGCAAATCGTCGATGCGAAGAAGGCGAAGGGCGAGGGAGACCTAAACAAGCTGTTCCTATCCGGCGACACCTGGACAGTGACCTAAATCTGCGGGGAAGTGGGCCACATGGTGATCTGCCCGTTTTGCAAAGAAGAGAATATCGACGGCGTTGACGAGTGCGAACAGTGCCAGCAACCCCTCGGTTTCTTGAGCAAACCGCGGACGTCATCGGGCGTCGAACATAGCCTGATCAAGGATCAGGTCTACATGCTAGGTCCGCGCAAGCCGCTTGCGGTCGATCTGGCCACATCGGTCGGCGAAGTGCTGCAACTGATGGTCACGCGCGCCATCGGCTGCGTGGTGATCACGGAATACGACCAGATGGTCGGTATCTTCACCGAGCGAGATGCACTATTGCGGTTGAATGTCGACGCCTCGAGTCTCGCCAGTCGCCCGGTGCGCGAGTTCATGACCAAGGGGCCCGACACGATTACATCCGATGCCCCGATCGCCTTTGCCCTGCACAAAATGGACATCGGCGGCTATCGCCACCTGCCCGTCATGGACGCCGGCAAAGTGGTCGGCGTTATCTCGGTGCGCGACATCCTGCGCTACATCACCGAAGATCTAATGTCGCTCGGCCGCTAAAAGCGCCGCTGCGTGCGAGCCGCCCGGCACTGAGACGCCCTTCGAAGACAACGACGGGTGCCATGCTTTTTCGCCAAAGGCGAATAAGCATGGCCCAAATTCTTCCGCGACGCCACAGCACCGACTATGACCAGCGCCCGAGCTATTTCTTCTTCTTCAGCGCCTTCTTGACCGCTTTCGCCGGCGCCTTGGCCTTGGCCGATTTCGCCGCAGGCTTGGCGGGCTTCGCCGGCGCCTTGGCCCCTTTTTTCTTGCCGCTGAACACGCTGTCCCAGTTCTTCGAAAACTCGGGGCTGGGGCCTGAACGTACGATCGGTCCTGACATGGCTCGCTTTGACTCCTGCGGGTAATTGCCGCGCCACGGGCAAACGCCCGGCGTGGCGGAACGCCCATTCTAAGCCTGCTCCGAAAGTCGACAAGCATTTCGCCAAGACTTCAACGCCGCCGAGATAGATTGCCTCCCGTCTGACCAATGAATCGTCCTGGTTTTTAGCCCGACCCCATCGCATAAACCGTCGTGGCGAATGGCCTCGCTAGGGATTACGATAGTGGGGTCTACCTTGCCGGTTGGCGCACTTAGGATCGGCCGACTGGCTCTCGCCCCTAAACATCGCGCGTTTCGGAGAACTATCCTATGCGTCGCCGTCAGAAGCCAACCGATCAGCACTTGGTGCTGGGCATCGTCACACTGGCCGCGCTACTCACCCTGGTGGCGCGTCCTGCCATCGCAGACGAACCGGCCTCGCTGGCCACCAACCGCAATTGGGTGACCGCGCTTGCCTTTTCGCCAGACGGCAACTCCCTGGCCACCGTCGGCGGGCAAACCCTGCTGTACCGACCCGGCGAGGTTCGCCTGTGGGACGTCGCTTCGGGCAAGGAGAAGTCGAAGCTCGACGGCCACCAGAGCACTGTTTGGGCAGTCGCCTATTCGCCCGACGGCAAGACCCTGGCCACGGGCAGCTACGACGGCGTGCTGAAGCTGTGGGATCTGGAAAGCGGCAAGGAAAAGGCATCGGTCCAGCCTCACAAGCATTGGGTTACGGCACTGGTCTTTTCACCGGACGGCAAACTGCTGGCCAGCGCCGGCGAGGATATGACCGCCAAGCTGCTCGACGCGAATACCGGCGCCGAGGTGAAGGCACTCGCCGGCCATACCGGCGCCGTCACTGGGATCGCCTTCTCGCCCGATGGAGCCACGATCGCCACCAGCAGTGGCGATAAGACGGCCCAGCTGTGGGACGTCGCAGCCGGCACCAGCAAAGCCAAGCTCGAGGGACATGCCGATGGCGTCACGTCTGTCGCCTTCTCGCCGGACGGCAAGACGCTAGCCACGGGCAGCGCCGACCGCACGATCAAGCTGTGGGACGTCGCTACGGCCAAAGAGTCAGCAGCGCTTGCCGGCCATAAGAATTGGGTCACCAGCGTCCGCTTTTCACCCGATGGCAAAGTACTGGCCAGCGGCAGCCACGATCACTCCACCAAGCTCTGGAACGTCGATGCCCGACAAGAGATGGGCACGTTCGGCGGACTGGAAGGCACCGTCTGGAGCGTCGCCTTCGCACCTAACGGTCAGGCGCTAGCCGTTGGTGGACAGGGCGAAGGAGCCCACCTGGTGAAGTTCGTGCAGAAGCTCGAATTCCAGGACGTCTTCCCGCGGACCGCACCGGCCGAGCCGGCCAAGCCTGAGCAGCCCAAGGCAGCCGACGCAGCTCAGGCCCCCGAGGCCAAGCCGGCTGAACCTGCCGCCAAGCCCGAGGAAGCCAAGCCGGCCGAGGCGGCAGCAAAGCCCGAGGAAAAGAAGCCGGCTGAGGAAGCTAAACCGGCGGACGCGGCGAAGCCCGCTGACCCGGCTAAACCTGCCGAGCCCGCGAAGCCGGCCGCCGAAGCCAAGGAAGAGGCGAAGCCTGCCTAGGCCGACGCCGTGGCGCTCGATCGGTGAGTTTCTTTCTTCAGGTTCCCACGGACGGCCCTCCGGTCGCTGGCGACTAACGCTGCGCGCCCGGGTGAGCCATTTGTTGTCCGCACCACGTTATTGTCTGCGCGAGCGAAACGATTGATCGCACCGCGCCGAATGTAGCGACCTGCCGGCGGTCCACGTCGCGACGTGTAGTAGAGTCTCTCGTAGTGCCTTCGGCTGTGGTGCAGGCAGTAACACCGCGAAGCGATTCACGCTCGTCAGGGGTGTGCGGCCCAAGGCACTAATCCCACTACTCTGGAGCAAGAAATCATGCGCGCAAACTTGGCAGTGAAAGCGATGCTTGTGGCAACGTTTCTAGTTACCGGAGCGACGGCCGCCGAGCCTGCCGGCGCCGAGTATTACCCTCTCAAGGCGGGATCCGAGTGGCGCTACCACCTCGTCGCTGATGGAGTCACAAAGACCTTCGAATCACGCATCACCAAGATTGAAGAGATCGACGGCTTGCCACTGGCTCGCTTCGACGCCGAGATCAACGGCGAGGTAGTAGCCACGGAGCACCTGCGGATCACGGACGAAGGCGTGCTTCGCTATCGCTACAACGGGTCCGAAGTCACACCGCCGGTCTGCATTCTGAAATTCCCCATCAAGGATGGCGAAACATGGCAGAGCGAGAATCGCGTCGGCAATCAGGATTTCGTCGTGCGATCGACCGTCAGCCGTGAAGAAGTTGACGTGCCGTACGGCAAATACGAAGCGGTGAAAGTCACGGCCACTACCGAACAGGGGGGGCAGTTGTTCAGTACCACCTATTGGTTTGCCCCTGGTATCGGCAACGTCAAGCAAGTGCTGGACTTGGGCGGCAAGAAGTTCGAGCTCGATCTGTTCGAATTCACGCTCGGGCAATAACACCTACTCGGCACGCCGAGGCGGGGATACGCATTCGATCGCTTGCGCTTGTGATCAGGGCCCGGTTGCCGCGTGGCTGTGGGCCGGTATGCTGGGACTTTTGGTTCCCCCGGCACGCATCCCTGGCCCAGCGACCCGCCCCCATGTCGAAGCCCAAAGTCTTTGTGACCCGGATTATTCCCGACGCCGGCCTGAAGAAGATTCGCGAGTTCTGCGCGGCCGACGTGTGGAGTGAACCGCTGCCGCCTTCGGCAGACGAATTGAAAAACCGGATCGCTGACTGCGACGGTCTGCTGTCGCTGTTGACCGAGCGCATCGACGGGACCGTCCTCGACGCGGCGCCACGGTTAAAAGTAGTAAGCAACTACGCCGTTGGCTTTAATAATATCGACGTCCCGGCCGCTACCGAGCGCGGCATCGCCGTCGGCAACACGCCGGGCGTCCTGACCGACGCCACGGCCGACATGGCATTCTCGCTGTTGATCTCTGCGGCGCGGCGGATTGTCGAGTCGCAAAAATATGCCGAAGCCGGCCACTGGAAGACCTGGGAGCCGCTCGGCCACATCGGCCAAGACCTGGTTGGTCGCACCATCGGCATCATCGGCATGGGACGCATCGGTTTCGCCATGGCCAAACGTTGCCACGGCGGCTGGGGAATGAACGTGCTCTATCACGACCTGCATCCCAACCAAGCGGCCGAACAAGAACTCTCCGCCAAACGGGTTGAACTCGACCGATTGTTAGCCGAATCCGATTTCATCTCGGTTCACACCGATCTGAACGACACGACGCGCGGTATGTTCAACGCCGCGACCTTTGCAAAGATGAAGCCGACCGCCGTCTTCGTAAACACGGCCCGCGGGCCGCTGGTGGTCGAGGCCGATCTGGCAGACGCGCTTCGCAAAGGCGTAATCTTCGCAGCCGGGCTCGACGTTACCGATCCCGAGCCGCCGAAAGTGGATAACCCCCTCTTAAAGCTCCCGAATTGCATTGTCGCGCCCCATATCGCCAGCGCCACGGTTTCCAGCCGCAACGCCATGGCCGAGATTGCAGCCGACAACCTGATCGCCGGCATGTCGGGCAAGCCACTTCGCGCCTGGGTCAATCCCGAGGTCGCCGACCGTCGCCGCAGCTAAAGCAACGGCCGCATTCTCGCCGCGGCCTACAGAACTCTGTCGAACGACTCGTTTCATGCCTGACGACGGACCACCGCCTCCTGCCGATCGAAAAGCGCGTGGCTGGTGGTTTCTGCTGCTGTTAACCGCGGCGAGTTTGATGTGGTCGGCACAAGGGACCGCGGTCAAGTTTCTCGCGCCTGCGGACTCGGCCGGCCATCAGCCGGCAGCGGGGCCCACGCACCTTGGCCCGATCGCGATCACGTTCTTGCCGTTCTACGTGGCCACGTTGCTGTTGCTGCCACTTTTGCTGCGCCTACGGCGGCGCGATAAGAAAACATCCTGGCCGAGCGCAGCCGACTGGGGACGTTTCGCGATCGCCGGCATTGCCGGGCAGGTGCTTGCACAGCTCGGCATGACTTGGGGCGTGATTGCATCATTGGCCTCGAACGCGGCCGTGCTCAATCTTTTGATACCCGTGATCAGTGCCGTGTTGGCCTCGGCCCTGTTGGGCGAACGACTGACGCGCCTGCGTGTGCTCTGCCTGCTAATCGGCCTGGCCGGCGTGATGCTGATGTCGATCAAGGATTTCGAAGAGAGCGCCCTCCTAGAGCGCAGCTTCCTGGTCGGCAACGCCTTGATTCTGGTCGGTTGCTTTGGCTCGTCGTTCTACAATGTCTACTGCAAAGGGCTGATGGCCCGCTTCCACGAAGTCGAGATCCTAATCTACAGCTACATCACCGCCTCGTTCGCCAGCCTGCCGGTGCTGTTGTGGCTCGAGCCCGATGCTTGGTCGGCGTTGCTAAAGCTCGACACCCGAGGCTGGGCGGCCTTCGCTTTTCTCGCGGTGTTCATGTACACCGTATCGATGCTGTTGTTCTTTTACGTGCTCGAACACATACCGGTTACGGTGGCCTCGGCAGCGCTCTACCTGGTGCCGCTGTTCGGCGTCGTAATAGCCAGCGTGCTGTTAGGAGAACGCATGAGCCCACTGGCCTTGGCCGGCGCGGGGGTCGTGCTCACGGCCACGGTGCTGATCATGCGTTACGACAGTTCCGTATGAATTTCACGCCGCGCGCCGTTTGAGCCTGGGCCTTGGTCGCGGTTCACCGCACGCGCTTGGCACTCACTTCGCGATCGCCCAGTTGGAAGACGATCCTCGCGACCTGGCCACTCGCGTCCAGTTCGCACGTGCCCTGTATCTCGGGCAGCTCGCTAAAGAACTCTGTGGCCGACGCCGGATGGAGTTCGATCTCCTCTTGCCGTGGCAGCTTCAGAAACAAACTATCGCCGCGACGCGAAATGGTCGCCAAGCTGGCTACATTCAACGCATAGTCCCCAACTAATCGATCGAGCAATTCTGGATCCAACGCCGACACCTCGCGCTCGGGCGGCAGAAAGCCCGGCCAGTCGTAGGCCGCGGCAATGCTGTTCATCACTTCGTTGACGGTCCGGTTTCCGCTGTCCGAGTTGGTCATCACTACGGCTCCCTGGCCGCGATCGAGAAACGCGATGAAGTTGCAGCGAAACCCTTCGTTGCCTCCACTATGCTCAAAACGGCGCGAGCCCTCCTTCTCGACGATAAAGGGCCCTAATCCGGCCGGACCGCCTCCTTGCGGCGTAAGCATCTCGTTGAGCAGTTCGTGACTGAGCAGCTTGTCGCTCGGATTTCCATGTGCCTGCTGGACGGCCATCATGTAGCGAGTGAGTTCAGACGGTGTCGTCCAAAGCGCCGCCGCCCCTTGCTCGGGATAGACGTGCCATCGCCCCTCGATTCTTGTTCCTTTGTCATTGTGTGCCGAGGCGGCTCTTGTGTGCCGGTCGACAGGCAAAGGCTGCTCGTACGTGCTGGATGTCATGCCGAACGGGGTCAGCACCTTGTCGTGCATAACGTCCGCGAACGGGCGCCCGGTGACGTCCGTTATCAACAACTGCACGATCGTGGTGCCCCCGCCTGAATAACGGAAGCCATGCCCCGGCACCTTATTGACGCGCACCGGCGGTGAGTTCGCTGGTTTCAGCCCATCCAGAATCTGCGGTACCGTCGGCAGTGGATCACCGACCGTGTAGCCGGGAAAGCCGTGAACGGTCGTTCCGGCGGTGTGG
Protein-coding sequences here:
- a CDS encoding D-glycerate dehydrogenase, encoding MSKPKVFVTRIIPDAGLKKIREFCAADVWSEPLPPSADELKNRIADCDGLLSLLTERIDGTVLDAAPRLKVVSNYAVGFNNIDVPAATERGIAVGNTPGVLTDATADMAFSLLISAARRIVESQKYAEAGHWKTWEPLGHIGQDLVGRTIGIIGMGRIGFAMAKRCHGGWGMNVLYHDLHPNQAAEQELSAKRVELDRLLAESDFISVHTDLNDTTRGMFNAATFAKMKPTAVFVNTARGPLVVEADLADALRKGVIFAAGLDVTDPEPPKVDNPLLKLPNCIVAPHIASATVSSRNAMAEIAADNLIAGMSGKPLRAWVNPEVADRRRS
- a CDS encoding 2-oxoacid:acceptor oxidoreductase subunit alpha, encoding MPTSTETAPDQAQHTHKPVKELVSATVRFCGDSGDGMQLAGTQFTNTSALAGNDIATFPDFPAEIRAPRGTKAGVSGFQIHFASKEIFTPGDRVDALVAFNPAALVTNLVDLVAGGILVINKDAFDEKGIKQAGYEESPLEDGSLSAYQVFPVEVTRLTRLAVDGLGLGTKESDRCRNFYAMGLVFWLYDRSLEPTLRYIEAKFGKRPEIAEANRRALKAGYNYGETTEAFASQFRVNKAELSSGLYRNIMGNEATAYGLITAAKRSNCELFLGSYPITPASDILHELAKHKNFGVRTFQAEDEIAAVTSAIGASFGGAMAITTSSGPGIALKQEAIGLAVMTELPLLIINVQRGGPSTGLPTKTEQADLLQAICGRNGECPVPVIAARSPADCFDAVQEAWRIAVRFMTPVFLLTDGYIANGSEPWKVPDVKSLGTIEVRHPGPTANGDVFHPYARDERLARPWALPGTPGLMHRIGGLEKQDITGNVNYEPANHQHMVDLRAKKVANIALDIPPQAVDGPAKGKLLVLSWGGTYGACATAAREVQAKGGSVAHAHLRYLNPFPANLGELFKNYDKVLIPELNKGQLRLLIRGEYLVDAVGLNKVQGKPFSVYELVNKINELLA
- a CDS encoding WD40 repeat domain-containing protein, translating into MRRRQKPTDQHLVLGIVTLAALLTLVARPAIADEPASLATNRNWVTALAFSPDGNSLATVGGQTLLYRPGEVRLWDVASGKEKSKLDGHQSTVWAVAYSPDGKTLATGSYDGVLKLWDLESGKEKASVQPHKHWVTALVFSPDGKLLASAGEDMTAKLLDANTGAEVKALAGHTGAVTGIAFSPDGATIATSSGDKTAQLWDVAAGTSKAKLEGHADGVTSVAFSPDGKTLATGSADRTIKLWDVATAKESAALAGHKNWVTSVRFSPDGKVLASGSHDHSTKLWNVDARQEMGTFGGLEGTVWSVAFAPNGQALAVGGQGEGAHLVKFVQKLEFQDVFPRTAPAEPAKPEQPKAADAAQAPEAKPAEPAAKPEEAKPAEAAAKPEEKKPAEEAKPADAAKPADPAKPAEPAKPAAEAKEEAKPA
- a CDS encoding CBS domain-containing protein translates to MDIEFNLMTESVDQASPVEPISVEPGTPIKDVLSVLRQRKRHSALVCRDGILVGIFTERDALRVMARNTDLTVPVEQVMTPQPVTVHASDKLGSAVQKMATGGYRRLPIVDSAGHPLGLLNVAGIIHYLVQHFPKTIYNLPPAPQGMMQQREGP
- a CDS encoding 2-oxoacid:ferredoxin oxidoreductase subunit beta, with product MSTDTSTSLPVLTANDFASDQEVRWCPGCGDYSILAQMKKVMPSLGVPREKMVFVSGIGCSSRFPYYMNTYGIHSIHGRAPAVATGLKSSRPDLMVWVITGDGDGLSIGGNHLMHAIRRNLDINIVLFNNRIYGLTKGQYSPTSPLGKVTKSTPMGAIDNPLHPLSIAIGCEGTFIARSIDTNIKHLGAMLKRAAEHRGTSFIEVYQNCNVFNDGAFDYATDRETKAETTIELEHGKPLIFGKNRDKGIRLNGMNPEIVELGKGISEDDLLFHDERAPEPSLAYLLSRMSHPEFPEPIGVFRAVDKPVYDDLLNAQIVDAKKAKGEGDLNKLFLSGDTWTVT
- a CDS encoding DMT family transporter, with the protein product MPDDGPPPPADRKARGWWFLLLLTAASLMWSAQGTAVKFLAPADSAGHQPAAGPTHLGPIAITFLPFYVATLLLLPLLLRLRRRDKKTSWPSAADWGRFAIAGIAGQVLAQLGMTWGVIASLASNAAVLNLLIPVISAVLASALLGERLTRLRVLCLLIGLAGVMLMSIKDFEESALLERSFLVGNALILVGCFGSSFYNVYCKGLMARFHEVEILIYSYITASFASLPVLLWLEPDAWSALLKLDTRGWAAFAFLAVFMYTVSMLLFFYVLEHIPVTVASAALYLVPLFGVVIASVLLGERMSPLALAGAGVVLTATVLIMRYDSSV
- a CDS encoding CBS domain-containing protein; this encodes MVICPFCKEENIDGVDECEQCQQPLGFLSKPRTSSGVEHSLIKDQVYMLGPRKPLAVDLATSVGEVLQLMVTRAIGCVVITEYDQMVGIFTERDALLRLNVDASSLASRPVREFMTKGPDTITSDAPIAFALHKMDIGGYRHLPVMDAGKVVGVISVRDILRYITEDLMSLGR
- a CDS encoding serine hydrolase, whose translation is MMRHVPEFLRSLCWVLVVAAAPAPATEYAPDVQQRITEVEQGLIPAVRVKGQTRPTTIADRLARDHVPAVSIAVINNNQLEWAKAYGSADAETGTAATTETLFQAASMSKPLTALAALRLVDEGLLALDEDVNKKLVSWHLPENEFTRAHVVDLRGLLSHTAGTTVHGFPGYTVGDPLPTVPQILDGLKPANSPPVRVNKVPGHGFRYSGGGTTIVQLLITDVTGRPFADVMHDKVLTPFGMTSSTYEQPLPVDRHTRAASAHNDKGTRIEGRWHVYPEQGAAALWTTPSELTRYMMAVQQAHGNPSDKLLSHELLNEMLTPQGGGPAGLGPFIVEKEGSRRFEHSGGNEGFRCNFIAFLDRGQGAVVMTNSDSGNRTVNEVMNSIAAAYDWPGFLPPEREVSALDPELLDRLVGDYALNVASLATISRRGDSLFLKLPRQEEIELHPASATEFFSELPEIQGTCELDASGQVARIVFQLGDREVSAKRVR